Part of the Engraulis encrasicolus isolate BLACKSEA-1 chromosome 1, IST_EnEncr_1.0, whole genome shotgun sequence genome, ACTCTAATGGTACAGTGTTAGCGTTAGCCTAACATAAGTCTAATATACAGTGTTAGCGTTACCCTAACATAAGTCATAGATATTCAGATCTATACAGCGTTAGCATCCTCATTTTCCACAACAGAGCTACAAATTTGATAGAGTTTGCTTATTAACCCCATACACTTTTCACACATCTACCCACTAAtgcaactctctctgtctcacacgcaCACTAGTGCAGatttattaggctactctctctgtgtgtcactcACATGCTGTGTACAggccaggagcgaacggagcgaacgaagcgtcagaagtcattatttctctatggagggcacgcgacctacTCTAccagctgaatcaaacatgtcaatgctgcgtctggagcgagtacagcgaattcaaggcgaaacgtcttctgctacccacgctaccaggtagcgtagttcgctcttggtctggacacggcaacaCACTCACCTTTTATGAGAGATctactactctctctgtctcacacacacgcacacacactcacgttttATGAAAAGTCCATCCATTTATGTTTTCTCTAAACCAATTATTATTACTGTTTATTATAGGTTTTATACAGAGAGAAAACATGTTGAGATTTTgggactgtcacacacacacacacacacacacacacacacacacacacacacacacacacacacacacacacacacacacacacacacacacacacacacacacacacacacacacacacacacacacgtacacactcacacgtgtgcaTTGTGTATCTGAAGGCTGTTCAGGCCACGCATGGGTGTACATGCATACAGGAATCTATTTAtatcatgacagagagagagagagagagagagagagagagagagagagagagagagagagagagagagagagagagagagagtgtgtgtgtgcgtgcatgggtgcatgcatgggtgcgtgcgtgcgtttgtgggaTTACTTTGCTCTACTCAGATTATTCAGTTGGAAGAGATGAGAACGGCATCAGATTATAgagctgctgtatgtgtgtgagtgtgtgtgtgtgtctgtgtgtgtgtattagtgatgtgtgtggttgtgtgtgtgtaagctaacatgttttgtgctgtgtgtgtgtgtgtgtgtgtgtgtgtgtgtgtgtgtgtgtgtgtgtgtgtgtgtgtgtgtgtgtgtgtgtgtgtgtgtgtgtatgtgcataagcCAACAtgttttgtgatgtgtgtgtgtgtgtgtgtgtgtttcagagttgctgggcgtgtgcatgtgtgcgtgtgtgtgtgtttgtgtgtgtgtgtgtccgcacgcgCGTCCTGGTGAACGACATGGCGTCTGTGCTTTGTCAAGTCAACTGAGAAGAACTCCGTTAGTTGCCGTCGTTAATGCAACAGTTGCAAAGATGCTTCAGAAAGTGATTTGTgagcatgtaggtgtgtgtgtgtgtgtgtgtgtgtgtgtgtgtgtgtgtgtgtgtgtgtgtgtgtgtgtgtgtgtgtgtgtgtgtgtgtgtgtgtgtgtgtgtgtgtgtgtttgtgtgtgtgtgtgtgtgtgtgtgtgtgtatgtgcgtaaacCAACATGTTTTTTGCTacgtgtgtgtttcagagttgCTGGGTGCATCCAAGAGGCTCAATGTGAACTTCCAGGATGCAGACGggtaagactctctctctctctctctctctctctctctctctctctctctctctctctctctctctctctctctctctctctctctctctctctctctctctctctctctccctccctccatccaccctaactttctctctccctctatgagTTGTGATGTCATATCCCCTACATCAAATGAGCTGTGATGATGTCATATCTACACTTATCACCTACATTAGTGTCAGCTGTGATCTAGtgcttagggaggtggtcttaagattagagggttgcaggttcaaatcccacccttacctctcccttcacttacatccatggctgaggtgcccttgagcaaggcacctaattccacactgctccagggactgtaaccagtaccctgtaaataactaattcgctttggataaaagtatcagctaagtgtaacgtaatgtaatatgatgtaatgtgtaatgtggtcCCTCCGGCAGGACTAAGACAATAAGAACTTGAGTGCAAGACCTCACCTCAATAgcagtgtgactgtgtgcgcaCGTTGGCTTTTTGTATGTCACTATgctcatccctgtgtgtgtgtgtgtgtgtgtttgtgtgtgtgtgtgtgtgtgtgtgtgtgtgtgtgtgtgtgtgtgtgtgtgtgtatgtaggctggCTGCTCTGCACTATGCTGCGTTGAATGGCTCTATGGAGCTGATCTCTCTCCTCCTGGAAAACCAGGCAGCAGTGGACATCAAGGATCAGAAgggtaacacagacacacacacacaaactctctctctctcactctgtcatttctttctctctctctctctctctctctctctctctctctctctctctctctctctctctctctctctctctctctctctctctctgtgatggtgGAGACAAACTAAGCCCATACTTTTTCGATGAACGCCCCCCTTGGATACTAGAATTATCTCTGCTCTCGATTTGATTTTAGGACACTGTGTAGTGACTGTGTATTCCATTTCAGTTGAttttaagtctctctctccctctgtctctctctcattgcgcTGAGTGGTTGCCATGGCGGCACATTCAGATGCTGCGGCTTACAGCCCTCCCTACTTTCGCACCATCTAAATgttttttgtatgtattttttgttttgtttgttgactTCGGACAGTAATATGACCTACAATCGTGTGGAATTAATTGACATTGGTTGTCAACAAAAGAGGATGATCTGCCGTGAGTTTTAAAACTTCCATAACATTTGGGACGAAATAGCAAGACGGCTTGGATCACCGTGGATTGTTTGCACATCTGTCAAGTGTCGCAggcggagaagagagaggaagcaaaagagggggtgcagggctggactcTTGACTAAACCAAGAAAACGGTCAATGAAACCTCCGCTATCAAGCCTTTATCTCTCAAATGTCATCAGCAATCAGCATGTTAAATGCCCAACAAGGGGAGAAAAAACATTGGACCATGTTTACTCTAACATCAAGCATGCATACAGACCCACACCCCTACCCCACATCGGCCAGTCTGATCATCTCTCCCTATTCCTAACCCCCGCATACACCCccttcagccgccaatcaaggCCCACACGCTGGACAACTTCCACCTGGCCTGACGATGCTCTCCCCCGTCTGCAGGACTGCTTTGAGCAGACACACTGGGAAGCCTTCCAACATGAGGATCTGAGGACATACACCGACACTGTACTGTCTTACATCAAGTACTGTATTGGTATGGTCACAGTGGAAAAGACTATCCAGGTTTacccaaaccaaaaaccatggatGACCAGCCAAGTGTGCTGGTGACAGAGTGCTATACAGCAGTGCTCGCGCCAACCTAAGAAGAGGCATCAAGGCAGCCAAAGCTGACCACAAAAGGCGGATTGAGGAGCCGCTGAACAACCCCCGGCAGATGTGGCAGAATATTCAGTCCATCACTAATTATAGGGGACATTCTGTGtctcatggagatggagatgcagcaCTTGCGGAGGAGCTGAACAGCTTCTTTGCCCACTTTGAAGCTCAGGCGCCCCCGCCCCAGCCCCCGCAACAACCCACTCCACACCTTAGCACCCCACCCCAAACCATTACACACCccagcacccccccacccactctggaGGTTGCGGCTGATGACGTGAAGCGAGTGCTTCGTGCTGTGAACCCGAGGAAAGCAACAGGCCCGGGTTGGTGTACCAGGATAGATGCTCAAGGCATGTGCGGACCAACTagcacagggatgggcaactggaggcccgggggccacatgcagcccgcctcctcactcagtctgGCCCTTAGATAATACATAAttaaagaaatgaagaaaacaTGACTAGATTTTCCAGAATACTGCCGTCCGTGGTCCCTTGTAATTTATACTGATAGCCGACAGAGATCACTCCTATTCCCTCCAAACAAtattggcagtcagtgagcaaccaactgcacctcgaactctgccaattgcagtcagatccgtggtcatgtggccctccgatggtggcgatgaaaaaatgtggccctccttctcatgaaagttgcccacccctgaacTAGCACCACTGTCTAGGACCAGCTAGGACACAACTAGGACCAACTGTCTTCACTGACATTTTCAACCTGTTACTGAAACAAGCCACCGTCCCAGCCTGCTTGAAACCTGCCACCATCATACCGGTTCCAAAGAAGCCATCTACAACCACCCTCAATGACTTTCCCCCTGTTGcactcactccagtcatcaccaagtgctttgaaaaactgCTGCTGAGACATATAGAAGCCTGTCTCCCCCCAACcctagaccctcatcagtttgcataccgggcaaacagatccaccgaggatgcaatagccattgctctccactctgcactgagttacctggaaagacaaggaagtatgtcaggatgctcttcatccattatagctcagcttttaacaccatcattcatgacatcctaatccccaagctgagacatctaggacttccatcatccacatgctcctggatcaaagacttccttgttaatcatccccaacaggtgaaactaggtgaaattgacaataaaaccaacttgacttgacttgacttgacttgagaaagaacagttagactcaagcttgctggtgaccatttaccgttccaccatagagagcctgctgacctacgcagtgtcagtgtggcactcaagctgcactgaggctgacaagaagtgactgcagagggtgaccaaaacagtgcAAAAAAAGCATAGGCTGTCctctgcctcccatacccaccatctacaactcctgctgcctaagtagagccaggagtatcattaaagatccctcacatcctggcttccatctcttcacgctgttgccctctggcaggtgcttgtgccagaaccaataggatgacgAACAGCTTCTTCTCCAAAGCTGTTGCGACAATGAACACTCTTCACACTTACTGGACTATGTTCATCTGTAAAGGACTGtagcaccttgtagggaagctcaaatatcagtatactttgtataatgacaataaaggctttctattctattctattttctattctatatggtgtgtgtgtgtgtgtgtgtgtgtgtgtgtgtgtgtgtgtgcgtgtgcgtgtgcgtgtgcgtgtgcgtgtaggcaTGCGTCCGTTGCACTATGCCGCTTGGCAGGGGAGGACTGAGCCAATGAAATCACTGCTGAGGGCAGGCTCTTCAGTCAACAACCAATCAGAAGAAGGACAGATCCCCCTGCACCTCTCATCTCAACACGGACACTACGatgcggtaacacacacacacacacacacacacacacacacacacacacacacacacacacacacacacacacacacacacacacacacacacacacacacacacacacacacacacacacacacacacacacacacacacacacacacacatacaacatacatcattacacacacacacacatacacacacacgccctagcATCCTCTCCAGTTTACCTtactccattgctctctgaccatcatgaGCCGGGGGTTGTCCGATCAGACCTCGCACATACATGCGGGCACAAATACTGCCAAGCTGACATTTTTTTGGCCGtgacagtacttcagcaccatggctagCAGTCTTACCCTAACccgacactgctccaggggctgtactcaataccctgtacttaaaaacatg contains:
- the LOC134458812 gene encoding caskin-1-like; translation: MGKEQELLQAVKTDDSDTAQKILHRPSGKHAKLLGASKRLNVNFQDADGLAALHYAALNGSMELISLLLENQAAVDIKDQKGMRPLHYAAWQGRTEPMKSLLRAGSSVNNQSEEGQIPLHLSSQHGHYDAYVIALLDP